A single Pseudomonas brassicacearum DNA region contains:
- a CDS encoding histidine phosphatase family protein yields the protein MMNPLNFAKRLKHRSWLLLPTLLVVCGLVLSLESSISRAQPADGVQTLVFLRHAEKPAGGLGQLNCQGLNRAIDLATLLPEKFGKADYVFAANPTRNVEEGELDNSYSYIRPLMTISPSAIKLGLPVNIKYSANDTSDLADELLHDKYHNATIYTAWSHGYLPELINKVAGEAVGKKQTITDDWASGDFDSLYVLTLTWHNGKASLTSQSYKQGLDHGQETCPT from the coding sequence ATGATGAACCCACTGAATTTCGCCAAGCGCCTCAAACACCGTTCGTGGCTGTTGCTGCCGACGCTGCTTGTGGTCTGTGGCCTGGTGCTGTCGCTGGAATCCAGCATCAGCCGCGCCCAGCCAGCCGACGGTGTGCAAACGTTGGTGTTCCTGCGCCACGCCGAGAAACCCGCCGGTGGCCTGGGCCAGCTCAACTGCCAGGGCCTCAACCGTGCCATCGACCTGGCCACCCTGCTGCCGGAAAAATTCGGCAAGGCCGACTACGTGTTCGCGGCCAACCCGACCCGCAATGTCGAAGAAGGTGAGCTGGACAATTCCTACAGCTATATTCGCCCGCTGATGACCATCAGCCCCAGCGCCATCAAGCTCGGGTTGCCGGTGAACATCAAATATTCGGCCAACGACACCAGCGACCTGGCTGACGAACTGCTGCACGACAAATACCACAACGCCACCATCTATACCGCCTGGTCCCATGGCTACCTGCCGGAGCTGATCAACAAGGTTGCCGGCGAGGCCGTGGGCAAGAAGCAGACTATTACCGATGACTGGGCGTCAGGCGATTTTGATTCGCTGTACGTGCTGACCCTGACCTGGCACAACGGCAAGGCCAGCCTCACCAGCCAGAGCTACAAGCAGGGCCTGGACCATGGCCAGGAAACCTGCCCGACGTAA
- a CDS encoding glutathione binding-like protein has translation MPDLTPFPITEKWPAQYPEWIQLYSLPTPNGVKVSIMLEEIGLPYEPHKVDFGSNDQLSPEFLSLNPNNKIPAILDPHGPGDQPLALFESGAILIYLADKSGQLLAQESAARYETIQWLMFQMGGIGPMFGQLGFFNKFAGKDYEDKRPRDRYIEESKRLLKVLDGRLQGRDWIMGERYTIADIATFPWVRNLIGFYEAGDLVGIQNFPNVTRVLERFLARPAVVRGLKIPE, from the coding sequence ATGCCCGACTTGACCCCATTCCCCATCACCGAGAAATGGCCCGCCCAATACCCGGAGTGGATCCAGCTCTACTCCCTGCCCACCCCCAACGGCGTGAAGGTCTCGATCATGCTCGAAGAGATCGGCCTGCCGTACGAGCCCCACAAAGTGGACTTCGGTAGCAACGATCAACTGTCGCCCGAGTTCCTTTCCTTGAACCCTAACAACAAGATCCCGGCGATTCTCGATCCCCATGGGCCGGGCGACCAGCCGTTGGCGCTGTTCGAGTCGGGGGCGATCCTGATTTATCTGGCGGACAAGAGCGGGCAGCTGCTGGCCCAGGAGTCGGCCGCGCGCTACGAGACGATCCAGTGGCTGATGTTCCAGATGGGCGGGATCGGGCCGATGTTCGGGCAGTTGGGGTTCTTCAACAAGTTCGCCGGCAAGGACTACGAGGACAAGCGGCCGCGCGATCGCTACATCGAGGAAAGCAAGCGCCTGCTCAAGGTGCTCGATGGCCGTCTGCAAGGGCGCGACTGGATCATGGGCGAGCGCTACACCATCGCCGATATCGCCACGTTCCCCTGGGTGCGCAACTTGATCGGCTTCTACGAGGCCGGTGATTTGGTCGGTATCCAGAACTTCCCCAATGTGACGCGGGTACTGGAGCGCTTCCTGGCGCGACCGGCTGTGGTGCGCGGGTTGAAAATTCCGGAATGA